In bacterium, the DNA window CAAGGATCAATCAGAGGTCGAGGCTTTCATGGCGGAGTTCGAGGCAGCCTCGATCGAGGAAAAACGCGTGATGCTCACGCAGCTGAAACAGCATACGGCGACGGCCGAGCTGACGAAGCGGGAGAGAAGGGACCTGCGAAAGGTCTATCGCAAGGAACTCGTGAAGCGCTCTGCATTGCTGAAGATCGCGGCGGCATGGGTCATCACGGTGCCGGCCGCGGGACTCCTGTCGGCTCTGCTGTTCTTCACGATTCGGGGCATGATGATTCCGCGCAACATCGTTCCGTAGGCGACGCATTGCGAGCATTTTCGTTAGCCTGCCAGGCAGGGAGCCGATCGTCGTGAAGCGGGAACGACGGGCGGGCCGAGCTGGATTCGATGATACGTAGAATTCTACTACCGACGATCTTGCTGGTTCTGGCCTATGGCTTCTGGGTCAGCCCGGACTTCAAGGAGATTGCGTCGGGTGTGGCGATCTTCCTGTTCGGGATGATCGCCATGGAGCAGGGCTTCCAGGCCTTCACGGGCGGAGCCCTGGAGCGGGTGCTCCAGCGCACCACGAATCGTCTCTGGAAGAGCCTGGCGTTCGGAACGGTCACCACGACGCTCATGCAGTCGAGCTCGTTGGTGTCGGTGATCACCATCTCTTTCCTGAGTGCCGAGCTGCTCAGCCTCGCGGCGGGAATCGGGATCGTGTTCGGAGCCAATCTCGGGACGACCACGGGAGCCTGGCTCGTGGCGGGGTTTGGCCTCAAGGTGAAGCTCTCCGCCTACGCCATGCCGATCCTCGTCTTCGGCGTCATTCTGATCTTCCAGAAATCGAAATCGCTGCACGGGTTCGGCTACGTGCTCGCGGGAATCGGATTCCTCTTCCTTGGGATTCATCACATGAAGGAGGGCTTCGAGGCGTTCAAGCAAGGCATCGACCTGGCCAGCTATGCCGTGGAGGGGTACCTCGGTGTCTTCCTGTTCGTGGCGATCGGAATCGCGGCGACGGTGGTGATGCAATCGAGTCATGCGACGCTCGTGTTGATCATCACGGCGTTGGCCGCGAATCAGGTGACGTATGAGAACGCCCTGGCGGTTGCGATCGGTTCCAACGTGGGTACGACGATCACGGCCATCCTGGGATCCATGAGCGCGAACGTCCAGGGAAAGCGGCTTGCCGGTGCTCATCTGATCTTCAATCTGGTGACCGGGCTCATTGCCATTGCAGGGATCACCCAGCTCATGGTGCTGGTCGATTGGTTGAGCAACCTGCTGGGGATTGCGCCAACGGACTACACCCTGAAGCTGGCGACGTTCCACAGTGTCTTCAATTCGATGGGCATCCTGATCATGGTGCCGTTCATCGGACCTCTGGTGCCAGCGCTCGAGCGTTGGATGCCGACTCCGACTCCGGTGTTCGAGCGGCCGAAGTACCTGAATGAAGCGGCCATCGGTTTCCCTGATGCTGCGATCGAAGCCGCACGCAAGGAGACTGTCCGGCTCTACGACAAGGCGCTGGAACTGATCGTTCATGGTGTGGGATTGCGGCGGCGGGACGTCTTGGCCGATGAACCGCTCGAGGGTATTGAAGGGGCTCATTTCGATGAGCGGATCCAGGAACAATACGAGCAGAGCATCAAATCCATCTACGCTTCGATCCTGGAGTTCATCAGCCGGGCCCAGGTGGGCGCCCAGCCGGAAAATGCCGAGGATCTGCTCGCGATTCGAGTGGCAGGGCGCGGACTCGTCGAAGCCATCAAGGGCGTTGCGCATCTCCAGAAGAACCTGAAGGTCGAGATCGTCTCGGAGAATCCCGACATTCGCGCTGCCTATGAGGAGATTCAGCGAAGAATCGGCTACGTCGTGCGGGAGATCGAAACCATTCGCCGGTCTGGTGATGACCGACTGGCTATTCTCTCCCTGAACGATACGAAGGTGGCCAACAAGCAGGAAGACCTCCGGGCCAACGAAACGTTGGGCGACCTGGTGGGCACGGATCGGATTTCAGCCCTGGCCGCGACTTCCCTCATCAAGGACTACCGGTATGCCTACCGGATCTGCAAGCGGTTGATCGAGCTCGGGCAGACCCTGTTCGCCGTGCACGACGGCGGATTGCGAGACGCCCAGCGAAGCCTCGTTCTCGACGAGGATGAGATTGGCGCCATGGCCGATCAGGGAGCGACCCGATGAAGACGAAGAAACTGCTTCGAAAGATCCGGGCGCTGTTGAGCGCGGATCAACGCGCCCAGGTCGCCAAATACAAATCCCTCGAGAAGATCCTGAAGAAGCTCGAACTGAAAGAGTCTGCGTTGCGCGAAAAGCTGGATGGGGAGACGGACGAGGAAAAGCGCGGAGAGATTCTTCGGAAGCTGGAGGTGATCGCAGCCCAGGCCCAGAAAGGTGGAAAGCTGAGGCAGGAGCTCGGAGCCCTGCGCGACGCCGAGTAGGCCGCGCGCCAGTGTCGCCTGGTGCGGCACTCGCGCATGGGGCCGGCAAGCGCGATGATATTGGACGGGAGATGGGGATGGATCGGTTGTCGGAGAAGGCCCGAGTACTCGGAGCCATCGATGTGGGCACCAACGCGGTGCGGCTGGAAGTCGTTCGAGCTCATCCCGACGGCGTTCTCGAGCCCATTCACTTCGAGCGAGCGCCGGTTCGGCCGGGCGCCGGGGTCTTCGAGTCAGGGATCATGAGCGACGTCGTGGCGGATCGCCTCGTCGGAACGCTCCAGCGTTTCGCGTCGCGTTGCGAGCGCCATGACGCGGAGGTGCGAGCCGTTGCCACCAGCGCGCTTCGAAACGCCCGGAATGCGGATGCCGTGTTGCAGCGGATTCGGGCGCAGGCCGGCATTCGACTCGAGGTGATCTCGGGACGAGAAGAGGCGCGCCTGATCTGCCTGGGTGTTTGCCAGGGTCGCCCGGCCAATGAACAGGCACTGGTCCTCGATATCGGTGGCGGATCCACGGAAGTCGCTTTG includes these proteins:
- a CDS encoding Na/Pi cotransporter family protein, whose protein sequence is MIRRILLPTILLVLAYGFWVSPDFKEIASGVAIFLFGMIAMEQGFQAFTGGALERVLQRTTNRLWKSLAFGTVTTTLMQSSSLVSVITISFLSAELLSLAAGIGIVFGANLGTTTGAWLVAGFGLKVKLSAYAMPILVFGVILIFQKSKSLHGFGYVLAGIGFLFLGIHHMKEGFEAFKQGIDLASYAVEGYLGVFLFVAIGIAATVVMQSSHATLVLIITALAANQVTYENALAVAIGSNVGTTITAILGSMSANVQGKRLAGAHLIFNLVTGLIAIAGITQLMVLVDWLSNLLGIAPTDYTLKLATFHSVFNSMGILIMVPFIGPLVPALERWMPTPTPVFERPKYLNEAAIGFPDAAIEAARKETVRLYDKALELIVHGVGLRRRDVLADEPLEGIEGAHFDERIQEQYEQSIKSIYASILEFISRAQVGAQPENAEDLLAIRVAGRGLVEAIKGVAHLQKNLKVEIVSENPDIRAAYEEIQRRIGYVVREIETIRRSGDDRLAILSLNDTKVANKQEDLRANETLGDLVGTDRISALAATSLIKDYRYAYRICKRLIELGQTLFAVHDGGLRDAQRSLVLDEDEIGAMADQGATR